Below is a genomic region from Desulfobulbaceae bacterium.
CTCGCAAAAAGTCCGGGGATGGCTAAGCAGGTAAGTGAGCCTGCGAAACTCCGAAAGGTGCGATATACAAGGCGCGGGGTGTGTTTCGGAGTCTCACTCCGTTCGCTTACCTGTGAGTGAGGCCATACATAAGGTATGCCGAACGAGCAAAACCGCCACGCAATTCAGTTCAATCCCCGCTGGTGTTGGACGGGGACGCAGTAGATCGGACTTTTTGCGACGCCATCATGATTACGTAATGGGTGAAACCTTTATGGCTTGATAAGTCTGTTGTATAGGACCACTATTTTTTCAAAAGTCTCTTTACTGGCAGGTCATTGAGTTCATCTTTGGCGTGAAAGACCAGTACGAAATTCTGTGCCAGAACGTCAGTAAGCTTTTCCGAGTTCTCTTCTTTTGGCAGGGTAACCCGTATTGCCACCTGTTTTATCCCTTTGTCGTCAGCATCTTCGTATGAAGTCAATATACTAATAATTCGAGCATTGTTTTCACGAAGGACCCTGACAATTTCAGTCACTGCTCCTGCTGTATCCGGAAGAGTAAAGACATATTGAATCGCACCATGTTTAATGCCGGTGGCATGAATAAATCCCGATAATACATCTGTTTCGCTGAGAATTCCGCTCAAGTGGCCTGTGTCGTCAAGCACCGGGATACCAGAAATCTTATTTTCCAGCATGATCATGGCCGCTTTTTCTAAGGAGTCGCTCTCTTTCATCGTTATCGGATTCTTGGTCATCACATCCTTGACCTTCATTTCTGATAACAGATAATATAATTCGTGAATATCAAGTGAGGTGGTTTTGGAAGGCGAGGCGTCCTTGGCATCACGATCGGTAATGATGCCTAATAATTTACCATGGGACACTACGGGTAGTTTTCGAATATTGTTTTCTTTCATGATCTTGCCTACTTGCAGCAGTGAAGTGTTTTCATCAACCGTCAAGACATCTGTTACCATCCAATCCTTAATTAACATCGTTTTCTCCAAAAAGTTGTAAGTATGCTAATGAACGTTTTACTTCACCCTGAACCGCCAAAATCCCTTCCAGCAGAGTTATTATTCCTCTAACACTTCTACCTTGATGGCGCAGAGTTTGTATTCCGGCGTTCTTGACAGGCGATCCAGGGCATCCAGGGTAAGAAAATTAACCGGGGTCTCTGCATAGTTATAGGTAGTGAAGATGGTGCCCTCCTGACTGCGCTCGGTGATGGTGGTTCGCATCTCTACTGAGCCGCGGCGAGAACTGATTCTGATCCGACTTCCTTGGCGGATACCCATACGTTCGGCATCGGTAGGATTGACCTCGGCTAGGCACTCCGGGGCGATGGTGTCGATCTCGGGGGTTTTGCCGGTCATG
It encodes:
- a CDS encoding CBS domain-containing protein codes for the protein MLIKDWMVTDVLTVDENTSLLQVGKIMKENNIRKLPVVSHGKLLGIITDRDAKDASPSKTTSLDIHELYYLLSEMKVKDVMTKNPITMKESDSLEKAAMIMLENKISGIPVLDDTGHLSGILSETDVLSGFIHATGIKHGAIQYVFTLPDTAGAVTEIVRVLRENNARIISILTSYEDADDKGIKQVAIRVTLPKEENSEKLTDVLAQNFVLVFHAKDELNDLPVKRLLKK